The following nucleotide sequence is from Apium graveolens cultivar Ventura chromosome 4, ASM990537v1, whole genome shotgun sequence.
CGGCCATCTGAAGTTTTCAAAAACTAGCTCCTGTCTGGCAACATCTACCTGAATAAGTATCAGAGGATGGCAATTGGCAAGTTTCTTAAGGCCCCATTCATCTGCTTGTATATTGATTATTTTGTAGCACTATAAATATTGTTACAAGCTTCAGGGAAATTTATAATTCTGTATTTTTCATAAAGAATCGTTACAAATGAATATTAGTTTTAGAATGAATATTGCATTTCCAGAGTTGAAAGCGAATGCTATCAACTAATTACTATGAATTTTATTAACTGACCATGCTTTCATGAAGTGTCATACTGTGATCAACGGAGAACTCTGGCTTTTCAATTGCATGAATTATATTATTGCTCCTTCATATGATATTATCATTGACAAGTATAGCCTTCAGTTTATTTTACGGTCTTCTTGGAACGTTAAACACCATTCTATCTTATAAGGGCAATAAATTTCCCTGGCTTCATGTCAGAAAGCTTCCCTGTAAAGGTTTTGGATAGTACCAACAAAGAATCCTAGTTGATCGCCTTTATTTGGCAAAACTCGTGTTTGTTATTGCATTAGACGTGCAAGCCAATTAAGTGATCCTAGTGTCTGCAACATTATAGCATCATTCGCAGGAGATGCATCAGTTGAAGTACAGACAATGATAAATATTAATCTGTCTCTGAATAACTATGAATTGTTGGAATGAAGCTACTTCTGCTGAGCTCAAACAAAATCTTGTCTGGTTGGCTAGCTTAATCTGTATATAAAAAGTATATCTGTTGATAATGTTTATAACTTGACAAATAGTTGGCAAAATGCTGAGGGTGTCATCAGTCACCAAGTAATACTCCTAGTATGTTGAATAACTTAATACTTGTAATCTTTCATGAACCTGATCATCTATATATGTTATTGATCATTTGGTGTCCGGATGATCTTGTATCCTTGTGCATTTGTCTGTGGGCCATAGAAACACTTTCATTTTGCACAGTTTACATACACTTAGATTGGATGTTATCTTCTATTTTTCCAAAACTTTGAGATTTTTAACTGAAACAGCCTCGTAATACTGAGGGTAAAATCTATAGATATGTAAGGCTTGTCAGACTTAGTACAGTATACATTCTTCATGGGACACACTGGACAGGCAGTGTGTCCATACTGAACAGACATTGAGAATTACATATCTACTTGATCTTGTTGTCCATCCTTTTCAAACTTTTTTGTGTGGTTCTAGTCAACATTACATGAGCATGTTTGTGCTGTATAAATTCATATTTACAAAATTTAATAAGCAGGACCACTGGCACACCACATGAGCTGTTatcaaattaattaaatttttagcATCCCTTGGCCTTGTATAATGGAGGACAGATCTAGTGTAATAATGGTCCATAAGATCCCATGATTCCTTTAAATATACTAATACTCCTACACTGATTGAGATTATCTCTCTATCTTATAAATATTGTACGGCCACTGAATCAATCCTCCATTATCCTAGCAACTTTAATGTCATATATCAGAATTGCTACATGCTAGCACTCAACAACCAATTAAATCAACCGGATTCATGTCTTATTCTTCATCTCACGTAGAGCAATACTAAATCTGAGAGAGTTGGAATAAAATATTTAAGGAGATGGTTCTTATTTTTGATGAGTTGGCCAGCTGGGGTTTAAATTAGTATATGAGTCACACTCCTTGTAATGTTAATGTGCTACCCCCTTAAAGTAAATATATCGAAATACATGCTACTTGAATTGTGAAATCTTTGTACCCGTAATCGATAGTTGTGATAATAATACTGAATGAATGAGATAAAAATGAAGCTGGAGATCACATATTCCAGGTCATAAAATGCTAACATAAAACCGCCCTCGGCCTATATGAAGATGTGATTCCTCTTGTTTTGGAGACAAAACATAAATCTGCAACTTGGATTTGTTTGATGCACCACGACTTCATATCTAAATGAGTATATATGCACACGCATAGATATAATGTCCCTAATACTAATACTAATACACCGTCCTACGTTATTTTAGTTAGATAATTTTAGATTTCAGTTCCGAACAAAGGAGACATGACAGCTTGTTTTCGGAGGTTCTTCTTGCACTGCACACCATACAGATAATAAAGATAAACGATTGTTAGGATCATATTACATATAGGTAAATTATTGAAATAAACCTCCATACATTCATACCATAAAACTTACACGTATCATGATAAATTCGCAGCAATCGTTGCAAGGACCCTATTTACTGTTAAATTCATTATTGGAAGCACTCGAGTAAGAGGAACGAGTCCCTTTCGCTACCTAATCTACCAGACAGGGAATTAGTCTATCGTGTTGCTTAAAATAAAAAACTACTTGAAGGATAATGTATGGGGGTCACATTTCGTTCATTTGCAATACTAAGTCTGCTGCATTGCATAATAAATTGTAAACTATTGACTAACGTAGATAAATGGATACAATAAGCATCTTACAGATCAGAATCCTACAAGATCTGTTGATCATAATTGACATATGGAGGAGGGAATACAAAAATTAGTTTGGTAGATGACTAAAAATCAAGACATCCAAAAATACAACCCCCTTTGACAGATCATGCTCCACAGGATGAAGCCAAATCTCCTTCGAAACCTCGACCTCTCATTAAAAGAATAGTATaatgcaagtagaccagatacCACTTGGCCAATTAAGCATTTTTAAGTTTCAGAGCTTAGTTCTGAACCAGGTAGTAAAAAGCCTACTGCCAAATAAGTGCAGTCCTGGCTTCTATGTTAACAAATCAAGTAGTCTTGTATTAAATATACTAGAAATTTTATTTCACTTTGCATTTTAATGATTTTGATTCAGCATTTAAATAGATTTACACCTTCACCTATTTCAGGCTGTCCCCGAATTACAATATACTTTGTTTAGCCTAGCAACGAAAGCAGATTCATATCGACTACTAAAAAGTATTAGGGTCCAGGTCCCTGACTATTTTGCAGGTCAACTTTCATTTAATTTGCTTTTGTTTGGTTTTGTGTGTTGTTGTGTCATGTGTTTAGTGTTCGTACATGCACTCACTCACTTGGTGTGTTATTGTGTTCAATTTTTTGCATCACTGATAATATTAGGGGGCTGTCCCTGGAAAAATCCTGCTGCCGCTTTGAGTCTTTAAACTTCCACCAGCAACGCAGGCAACTAATGATCGGGGCAAATGCCACCGCTATACTGCATAAAAGATTTGATATATCCTGCATCATAGAGAGACAAAATGGATCAGTAAAGAACTCTTAAATCTGGATGTGTTCTGAGCTTATGGTGATCGGATAAGATGGTCATTAAAGAAAGAAAACAAATTAACGTATCAGTTAAGGTGAACGACATAATCGCCTGATCTTATTGGTAAGTACCTCAACTAACAACACAGCAACACCTGAATTATAATTTACAATCAGAATTGGCTTCTTACTCCAAAACTCCAATTTACAATCAGAATTGCTCTATCAAGAGGATCCTATTTTGACAGGTGAATTCTAAATTAGATGAGTAGGTACATTTTCCAGATAAACCCTGAATTTAGCGTTTAAATCATCTGGACAAGTAATTCCTTCAAGTTTTTCAATTATATCATGGGGCTAGAGACGATACTTTGTATGTGACTCGTCATAAGAAGACTGAAAACTGGTATATAACACCTAAGACAACTTTACTTTTCTTGATTGCTGAAAACAGTTGGATCAGCGCCTTCAAACCTATGTGTAGTTTTGGGACGACATATTGAAACTTCCATATTTTTAAGTGAGCGTTCATTTTCCTTGACAACTGCTAGCAGTACACCATAACGCTGATCAGAAAATGGAGCATAAAAATAATTATAGTAAAATTAACAAAAGATATATAACATATTAATATAGGTCATTCCGCACAGCAGCGATGCTCATGTAAATACCAACCAGTCATTCACAACATTTAACCAATACGTTAAGTTTTAATTTGCAAAAGTGTCTTAAGGTAGACTGGGTAAAAAAGCATTAAATACGAAGACATGAACCGTTTCCTCAGAAATGGGAATGCTAGTGCATTATGTAACAAGATTGGTGTCACAGTACATCAATCATGAGTGTCAGTATAATGTGGTATGAAGTTACGCGATTTACATATGATTGGATTGGAAAGCCCTTTAAATTCATCAAATTGACAACTTCCACAAGTTAATTCCTTTCTCTTGTTTTGAACGAGGTTAGGTCATGCCTGTGAGCCTTAAGCTTAATATCGGTAGCCCCAAACTTGAACATGTGAGTAGCGTTTGAAAAGGATCTATGCAGTTGTTTGTGCCAATTACTTGTGAGCAAAATTAACATTGGAACTCATAAAGGATGATCTTGTACGTCAAGCTCCAGTGGAAGGACCAAACGGAAAGGGTGAAGATATATAAATAGTGCATGGCTTTAGAGCGCAATGCAGATGTATATAGTAACACAAACTTTCGCATAATCCCCGAAAGAGTTGTTGGAATTATGTTTTTATTAATCTAAACTTTTGTTTGAAATAAATTAATTAGGTAGTAGTTGGTTTGAATAATTTCAATGTGGTGGAGATAAATTAGGAAGTAGTGTACGTTGTGGAGTAGTAGTAGGAAGCAGTTTTTCTGTTCCAAGTTTTTAGCTGTGTTTTTCTATTTTTAAGTCTGTAACACAAAACATTGGAGAAGAATAAGAAAGTGCAAGTTCTCCTCCAGATAAAAGCTTTATTTTGTTTTGCATATTATATTTTATTCGCTTCATTGTGGTATCAGAGTCTGGTTATTGTAGGTACGTGCATGCATAAATTACAACCCAGACACACGAGTGTGCAGATGGAAACCTCAAAACCGAAGGAAGGTTCCGTTGGTCTAAGCTACCCACTGCTTACCAAGAGCAACTACACAGTATGGTCCTTGAAGATGAAAGTCTTCATGAAAGCGCAAGGAGTTTGGGATGCGATTGAGCGAAAGGATCCCAAGAAACCCGTAGAGGAGAAGACGGTACAGGTAGCCCTTGCAGCGATCTATCAAGGCGTGCCAGAGGATATTTTGTTGACCATTGCTGAGAAAGAAACGGCCAAGGAAGCGTGGGACGCGATAAAGACATTGTGTATGGGTGCGGAGCGAGTAAAAGAGGCGAAGGTGCAAACGTTAAAGGGCGAGTTCGAGTCACTGGTCATCAAGGACACAGACCAGGTGGACGACTTTTACATGAAGCTGAGTGGCATTGTCACAAACATTTGAGTTCTTAGTGAAACATTGGAGCAGGCTAGTGTTGTCAGGAAGCTGTTGAGGGCAGTCCCAGAAAAATTTCTTCAAATTGCTTCAAACATCGAACAATTTGGGGACATGAAAGTATTAACTATTGGGGAGGTGGTAGGCCGCCTCAAGGCCCACGAAGAAAGGACGAAAGGAAAATCAGAAAACACAGGGGGACAGCTCTTGTTAACACATGAGGAGTGGACAAAAAGGTCGAACAAGACCGGGTCATCTGCGTATCAAAACCAGAGACCAAGAGGAGGTTTTGCAGCACGTGGTAGAGGCAGGCATAGTTCCAGAAATCAAAATGGAGGTAGAGGACATTaccaacaacagcaacagcaaccCAAGGGTGAGGGAATTAACAAGGGTTATGCTGCAACTCGTGATAGGAGTACGGTGAAGTGTTATAATTGCGGTGTGTATGGACATTACGCAGCTGAGTGTAGAAAACCAAGAAAAGAGAGGGAAAAGAATAAGGAACAAAGCCAAGAATCAAACCTCACAAAATATGAGGACGATGAGCCTACACTACTCTTAACTGAGTGTGAAATATCGTGTTGTTGAATGAGAAAAGTGTAAAGCCAAACACTAATCAGTACGAAGGAACAAAGGGCGAGAAAAATATATGATACTTGGACAACGGTGCCAGTAACCACATGACTGGACACCGGGAAAAGTTCTACGAATTAAATGAAAACGTGAAGGGTCAGGTTCGCTTTGGAGATGGGTCGGCTGTAGAAATTGAAGGGAAAGGGATGATAGTATTCAAGTATAAAAATGGTGAGGAACACACACTTAAGGATGTATACTTCATCCCGAAATTGTGCAACAATATCATCTCTCTGGGTCAGTTGTCAGAATGTGGAAATAAAGTAGTGTTGAGTGGAGGATATTTGTGGGTGTATGGTGAGCAGGGAGAGCTTATTTTGAAGACACAAAGATCATCTAATCGGTTATACAAGGCAGTAATAGAGGAGATGAGTCCTGTGTGTATGTTAACAAAGGCTGAAGAACAAACATGGCTATGGCACGCAAGACTTGGATACGTGAACTTCCAGTCACTTCAGGCTATGTCAGAGAAGGAAATGGCACGAGGACTTCCAAAAATGGTGCAACCAAAGACTGTGTGTAGTGGTTGTTTGTTAGCAAAACAAACAAGAAAATCATTCCCGTTGAAAACTACGTTCGTAGCAACAAAGAAGCTCGATTTGATACATGCTGATTTGTGCGGCCCTCTCTCTCCACCTACTCCGGCAGGAAACAGGTATGTGTTTTTACTGGTTGATGACTATAGTCGTGCAATGTGGGTGTTTATGTTAAAGACGAAGGATCAAGCAATGGAGGCATTTAAAAAATTCAAGGCTTTGGTAGAAAAGGAAGCACAAGATATTGTCAAGGTGTTGCGAACAGACCGGGGGGGAGAATTTATGTCAAAAGAATTTGAAACTTTCTGTGAACTTGAAGGCATCAAAAGACATTTGACAGCCCCCTacaccccacaacaaaatggggttGTAGAAAGGCGAAATCGAACTGTGATCGCTATGACAAGGGGTATATTGAAAGAAAGGAATATGCCAGCTGTAATGTGGGGAGAGGCAGTGAGGCATTCAGTTTATCTCTTGAACCGCTTGCCAACTAAGTCTCTGAATGGTGAAACTCCTTACGAGGCTTGGACAGGGGTAAAGCCAGAACTCGATCATGTCAGAATATTTGGGTGTCTGGCACACGTTAAGACGCAAAATGTGGCTCTGGGAAAGCTTGACGACAGAAGTGTAAAAATGGTTTACATTGGAAAAGAGCCAGGAACAAAGGCTCACAGGTTGTTTAATCCAAATACTGGGAAACTGCAAGTCAGCCGCGATGTAGTGTTTGAAGAAGAAAAAGGTTGGAAGTGGGAGCACACAGAGACGCAGATGGATGGACAACAATCACATGGTTCCTCATTTGTTGTTTTGGATACTCAGATTAATGCACAGGGTAACATCGAAACAGAAACAGAACCGCATACTCTTGACACTCAGAATACAAGGGAAAGTTCTATTGGTGAGCCTAACAGTGAAGGCGATAGCTTCGAGTCATCAGGTGAAACAAGTGAACCCAAAAGGTTCCGTTTATTAAGTGAAATCTACGACACCACAGAAGAAATAGAATTGGATGATGAACTTTTGCTGATAGGTGTTGAAGAGCCAAAAATATTTGAAGAAGCTAAGGATATCAACGAGTGGAAAGAAGCTATGGGTGCTGAAATCACGGCAATTGAGAAAAATAAGACATGGGTCTTGATAGATTTACCAGAGGGACGCAAACCCATTTCGTTAAAGTGGGTTTACAAGATTAAGAGGGACACAAATGGAGATATTGTGAAATATAAGGCAAGGCTTGTGGAACGAGGATATATGCAGAAAAAAGGAGTAGATTATGACGAAGTCTTCGCACCTGTGACTCGCATTGAAACAGTGCGATTGTTGTTAGCTTTAGCAGCGAAAGAAGGCTGGCAGGTGCATCACTTGGATGTAAAGTCCGCATTCCTGAATGGTGATTTAAAAGAAGAGGTGTACGTAGTTCAGCCTAGTGGTTTTGAAAAACATGGGAAAGAACACAAGGTATTGAAGGCACTCTACGGTTTGCGTCAGTCACCAAGAGCTTGGTTCTCAagattaaataattatttaaggcGTTTGGGATTTACAAGGTGTCCTTATGATCATGCCGTGTACACAAGACGTGAAGGAGATGAGTGTCTAATAGTTGCAGTGTATGTGGATGACCTGTTAGTAACAGGGTCGAGTACGGGAAACATTCTAAAGTTCAAGGCACAGATGAAAAACGAGTTTGACATGAGTGATATTGGGAAATTGGCCTATTATCTAGGATTGGAGGTGAACCAGCGGAATGGCTATATTGAAGTTAAACAGACATCATACGGAAGACGCATCTTGGAGAAGATGAATATGTTAATGTGCAGGCCAGTCAAATTTCCCATGGAGTCCAAGATACAGATAGGAAAGGATGAAGGTGGAGAGCTAGTCGACTCCACATTATACAGGAGTGTCATTGGTGAATTAAGGTATCTTGTTCATACTCGTCCCGATATATCTTATTCTGTGGGTGTGCTAAGCAGGTATATGGAGAAACCAACAGTGTTGCATTACAACGCCGTGAAGAGAGTGTTACGATACATAAAAGGCACTCTAAGTTATGGTTTAGTGTATCATCAGGGGTCTGGTAACTATCTTCTAAGTGGTTATTCAGATAGTGATCATGCAGGGAGCATAGACGATAGAAAAAACACTACAGGCGTAGTGTTCTACTTAAATGTGAATCTGATAACATGGGTTTCGCAGAAACAGAGGTACGTAGCTCTGTCTTCGTGTGAGGCTGAGTTTATGGCCGTTACAGCTGCAGCAACGCAGGGAATATGGCTGCAGAACTTGTTAAAGCAAGTGATGGATGTGTCCCTGGGACCTGTGGTAATCTATGTGGACAACAAGTCCGCGATTAATCTGACCAAAAATCCTATCATAAACGGTAGGAGTAAGCATATTGATATGCGCTTCCACTTCATTAGAGATTGTGCGGAGCGTGGGGAAATAGAAGTGAAGTATGTGAAGACACAAGAGCAAAGGGCGGATATTCTGACCAAACCATTGACAGCTGGGAAGTTCAAAGAAATGCGGATGTTGCTCGGGGTCAAGAACCTGGACAATCAAGTTTAGATGAAGGGAGAGAATGTTgaaattatgtttttattaatCTAAACTTTTGTTTGAAATAAATTAATTAGAGTAGTTAGTTTGAATAATTCTCAATGTGGTGGAGATAAATTAGGAAGTAGTGTACGTTGTGGAGTAGTAGTAGGAAGCAGTTTTTCTGTTCCAAGTTTTTAGGTGTGTTTTTCTATTTTAAGTCTCTAACACAAAACATTGGAGAAGAATAAGAAAGTGCAAGTTCTCCTCCAGATAAAAGCTTTATTTTGTTTTGCATATTATATTTTACTAGTTGGTAACCCGTGCCAAGCACGGAcccgaaattaaaaataatagtatcacattattaattgcataaaactgaaactaataatccgtgcaaaatacagatctaaatataatatataaaatgctgataaaatatgtagttaaaaaagtCGAAGTTAAGtgtaattttaaaatttcaacgtatagttctagttatgcatgctcctaattatttacttatataaatgacatgttaacttactaatacaattattttaaagtaaaccgacgcttggatgttcagcaacatataaaaattgaaggGTAATAAAATTTATAGGGAGTAAAAGTTAATTTTTGTCGgttgagattttattacataaaattataaaaataattgtatAATTTTGTAGTGAGTACCAAGATTTAGTACCTAAACATGATTTCCTTATTAATATAGATAGTTGATAACTCGTGCGACACACAGACCCGACACTAAAAATATCGAATCTAtcatattagttttatttttgtgaaacgaattgtatctTTATCTTATGAACCAAGTATCTGTTCTTTAGATAATTTATTagtaattaatataatttgataattatcttataattagcttctgcaatatagtttatttaatattacttagtTATCAATAAAAATTACGATTGGATgaataataactaaaaataaaataaaatttacaaagaatatataaattattttgtgttaaaaataaaatttattgaGAATAGAAATCGAATTATATCAAGTACCAAATTTGGTAGATTTTGCTTATCGACAAATGAAGATAGTATCAATTGCTCTGCTTCGATTTATTCGTTTCAAACTTGCTGATGAGAAAGAAAATGTGACTTATAGGACCATATTCACACTCCACATCAACGGAAGCCTTCATCT
It contains:
- the LOC141719250 gene encoding uncharacterized protein LOC141719250, producing METSKPKEGSVGLSYPLLTKSNYTVWSLKMKVFMKAQGVWDAIERKDPKKPVEEKTVQVALAAIYQGVPEDILLTIAEKETAKEAWDAIKTLCMGAERVKEAKVQTLKGEFESLVIKDTDQASVVRKLLRAVPEKFLQIASNIEQFGDMKVLTIGEVVGRLKAHEERTKGKSENTGGQLLLTHEEWTKRSNKTGSSAYQNQRPRGGFAARGRGRHSSRNQNGGRGHYQQQQQQPKGEGINKGYAATRDRSTVKCYNCGVYGHYAAECRKPRKEREKNKEQSQESNLTKYEDDEPTLLLTECEISCC